A genomic segment from Vanacampus margaritifer isolate UIUO_Vmar chromosome 3, RoL_Vmar_1.0, whole genome shotgun sequence encodes:
- the kank1a gene encoding KN motif and ankyrin repeat domain-containing protein 1a isoform X1 gives MAQTVHVNGNGPARDQRCPSSDNDKDSVDPYFVETPYGFQLDLDFLKYVDDIERGNTIKKVSVQRKPKAAKPGPAAPRSSSGGAEWTSTDSLSSSNSDDKQSPVFVNAKVQLTPVLQRATSEPAPQQSFSSVAEPKLLLPPPSPRFTPRHNPHVEKTLMETRLRLEQERLFMEPAPPRRRLASFGGTGSNSSLSSYSGSVAASQISPSALQPLPFNGHAHNGEYNPYYPPSMGSSIRHSPLSSGMTTPVTNVSPLHLQQIREQMVVALRRLKELEGQVKTIPILQVKIAVLQEEKRQLAAQSKGPSAFRKRSYSVGSADQMDNPGPVQKETVLHIVEPEAPQQSAQQLQEFRRLAAEVQALEKNTLDNLGLESNRNQTRHKSVGVVTDENMNNLQIQLREAAGERGRRDVAVATERRAARDASVGVNETMLGLSSETETELELQQQTIETLKDKIYRLEVQLKEATHQMEMTKLKLELQAAAAGGSSKKKADKGSMIRPETYNVCVEAKVAVHSRGVGEQLVFEAQRSSVGVSCHPSVCSVAVGPDQSLELNEYREVGTNTAESLDCSAFCKPMTELLKESRSVASGDCSVDVRVGPVTTTVSRGTDPDLAGKVDFCVMVAPESTTRETNTETDVVSSSTNTKTPALADAFTNTAAAETRTVAAGEGLIRDVHSAAKIRSVAVGTESLLGQSCAAKTKESGVGSVSVHENFLLGLKTRNIACGPSQLAEASAETAQPQGGAGLDHYIERVQKLLQEQQMLLAENYSELAEAFGQPQSQFGAINSQLVTTLSSMKSASAEDLLELQAAAAADPRSDGAPKTHEEKSGSKTQIPNHQQMSAAEQKSRMDLQMSTALHGGQPCSANALKSIMKKKDGRADSNGTKKNLQFVGVNGGYETTSSDESSSEDSSSSGSDDEQNEQEEKEGDDDMAEKTDEGSLDERETRERYELSEKMLAACNVLKVHLSEPNDVSSKDLRTSINTVQHEWFRASSQKAASASAVSDYLAAFGAISPEVLRHVVNMADGNGNTALHYSVSHSNFPVVKKLLDADVCNVNQQNKAGYTPIMLAALAAVETPADMRVVDELFGKGDVNARASQAGQTGLMLAVSHGRMDMVRALLAHGADVNVQDDEGSTALMCASEHGHVDIVKLLLAQPGTDATLSDSDESNALSIALDAGHKDIAVLLYAHVNFSKAQSPGTPRLGRKMSPSPTRRGAFD, from the exons ATGGCTCAAACGGTGCACGTGAATGGCAACGGTCCAG CGCGAGACCAAAGATGTCCAAGCTCGGATAACGACAAGGACTCTGTGGACCCGTACTTTGTGGAAACGCCGTACGGCTTTCAGCTGGACTTGGATTTTCTCAAATATGTCGACGACATCGAGAGGGGCAACACCATCAAGAAAGTGAGCGTCCAGAGGAAGCCCAAAGCGGCCAAACCGGGGCCGGCGGCGCCGCGCTCCAGCAGCGGCGGGGCCGAATGGACGTCCACCGACTCGCTCTCGTCCTCTAACAGCGACGACAAGCAGTCGCCGGTCTTCGTCAACGCCAAGGTCCAGCTGACGCCCGTCCTCCAACGGGCCACCAGTGAACCCGCGCCCCAGCAGTCCTTCTCCAGCGTGGCAGAACCCAAGCTGCTCCTTCCGCCGCCCTCGCCCAGATTCACGCCGCGCCACAACCCCCACGTGGAGAAGACCCTCATGGAGACTCGGCTTCGTCTGGAGCAGGAGCGCCTGTTCATGGAGCCGGCGCCGCCGCGGCGCCGACTGGCCAGCTTCGGGGGAACGGGCTCCAACAGCTCGCTCTCGTCCTACTCGGGCTCCGTGGCCGCCAGCCAGATCTCCCCGAGCGCCCTGCAGCCTCTGCCCTTCAACGGTCACGCCCACAACGGAGAGTACAACCCTTACTACCCGCCGTCCATGGGCAGCTCCATCCGCCACAGTCCGCTGAGCTCCGGCATGACCACGCCGGTCACCAACGTCAGCCCGCTGCACCTCCAGCAGATCCGCGAGCAGATGGTGGTCGCCCTGCGGAGGCTGAAGGAGTTGGAGGGGCAGGTGAAGACCATCCCCATCTTGCAG GTGAAGATCGCCGTTCTTCAGGAGGAGAAGCGACAGCTGGCCGCCCAGTCCAAAGGTCCCAGCGCTTTTCGCAAGCGCTCCTACAGTGTGGGCAGCGCCGACCAAATGGACAACCCGGGTCCCGTCCAAAAAGAGACGGTGCTGCACATCGTTGAGCCCGAGGCCCCGCAGCAGAGCGCTCAACAGCTGCAGGAGTTCCGGCGATTGGCTGCCGAGGTCCAAGCTCTGGAGAAGAACACCCTCGACAACCTTGGACTCGAAAGCAATCGGAACCAAACCCGACACAAATCCGTCGGCGTCGTGACCGACGAAAACATGAACAACCTCCAAATCCAGCTGAGGGAAGCGGCCGGCGAACGCGGCCGCCGGGACGTGGCCGTCGCCACAGAGCGTCGGGCCGCCCGCGACGCTTCGGTGGGCGTCAACGAGACCATGCTGGGCCTGTCCAGCGAGACGGAGACGGAGCTGGAGCTCCAGCAGCAGACCATCGAGACGCTGAAAGACAAAATCTACCGCTTGGAGGTGCAGCTGAAGGAAGCCACGCACCAGATGGAGATGACCAAACTGAAGCTGGAGCTGCAGGCAGCGGCGGCCGGCGGCTCCAGCAAGAAGAAGGCGGATAAGGGATCCATGATCCGGCCCGAGACCTACAACGTCTGCGTGGAGGCCAAAGTGGCGGTGCACAGCCGGGGTGTCGGCGAGCAGCTCGTCTTTGAAGCTCAGCGCTCGTCCGTCGGAGTCTCGTGTCACCCGAGCGTTTGTAGCGTTGCCGTCGGACCGGATCAAAGTTTGGAGCTAAACGAGTACCGCGAGGTCGGAACCAACACGGCGGAGTCTCTGGACTGCTCGGCCTTCTGCAAACCAATGACGGAGTTGCTCAAGGAGTCTCGATCGGTCGCCAGCGGCGATTGCTCCGTGGACGTCCGCGTGGGCCCGGTCACGACGACGGTGTCCCGAGGAACCGACCCGGACCTCGCCGGCAAAGTGGACTTCTGCGTCATGGTGGCCCCGGAGTCCACCACGCGAGAGACCAACACCGAGACGGACGTGGTTAGCAGTTCCACCAACACTAAAACGCCGGCGCTGGCCGACGCCTTCACCAATACCGCCGCCGCTGAAACCCGAACCGTCGCCGCCGGCGAGGGGCTCATCAGAGACGTGCACTCGGCCGCAAAGATTCGCTCCGTCGCCGTCGGAACAGAGTCGCTCCTCGGCCAATCCTGCGCCGCCAAAACCAAAGAATCTGGCGTGGGATCGGTCAGCGTTCACGAGAACTTCCTGCTCGGTTTAAAAACTCGTAACATAGCGTGCGGACCCTCGCAGCTGGCTGAGGCGAGCGCCGAGACGGCGCAACCGCAAGGGGGCGCCGGCCTGGACCACTACATCGAGAGGGTGCAGAAGCTGCTGCAGGAGCAACAAATGCTGCTGGCGGAGAACTACAGCGAGCTGGCCGAGGCCTTCGGGCAGCCGCAGTCGCAGTTCGGCGCCATCAACAGCCAGCTGGTCACGACGCTCTCCTCCATGAAGAGCGCCAGCGCCGAGGACCTGCTGGAGCTgcaggccgccgccgccgccgacccCCGCTCAG ACGGTGCGCCGAAGACGCACGAAGAAAAATCCGGGAGCAAGACGCAGATTCCGAATCATCAGCAGATGAGCGCCGCCGAGCAGAAAAGCCGCATGGACCTGCAAATGTCAACAGCGCTACACGGTG GTCAGCCTTGCAGTGCCAACGCGCTCAAGTCCATCATGAAGAAAAAAGACGGCCGAGCCGACTCCAACGGCACCAAGAAGAACCTGCAGTTTGTCGGCGTCAACGGAGG CTATGAGACGACTTCCAGCGACGAGTCCAGCTCGGAGGACAGCAGCTCGTCCGGATCTGACGACGAGCAAAATGAGCAAGAAGAGAAGGAAGGTGACGACGACATGGCGGAAAAGACGGATGAAGGAAGTTTGGATGAGCGGGAGACGAGAGAAAG GTACGAGCTCAGTGAGAAGATGTTGGCGGCGTGCAACGTCCTGAAAGTTCACCTCAGCGAGCCCAACGACGTGAGCAGTAAAGACCTG AGGACGAGCATCAACACGGTGCAGCACGAGTGGTTCCGCGCCTCCAGCCAGAAAGCGGCGTCGGCATCGGCGGTTTCAGACTACCTGGCGGCATTCGGCGCCATCTCGCCGGAGGTCCTGCGCCACGTGGTCAACATGGCCGACGGCAACGGCAACACGGCGCTGCACTACAGCGTGTCGCACTCCAACTTCCCCGTCGTCAAGAAGCTGCTGGACGCCG ACGTGTGCAACGTGAACCAGCAGAACAAGGCGGGCTACACGCCCATCATGTTGGCGGCGCTGGCCGCCGTGGAGACGCCCGCAGACATGCGCGTCGTGGACGAGCTCTTTGGAAAGGGCGACGTCAACGCACGCGCAAGTCAG GCGGGCCAGACGGGCCTGATGCTGGCGGTGAGTCACGGCCGCATGGACATGGTGCGAGCGCTGCTGGCCCACGGCGCCGACGTCAACGTGCAGGACGACGAGGGCTCCACGGCGCTCATGTGCGCCAGCGAGCACGGACACGTCGACATCGTCAAGCTCCTCCTGGCGCAGCCCGGCACCGACGCCACGCTCAGCGACAGC gATGAGAGCAATGCCCTGTCCATCGCTCTGGACGCCGGACACAAGGACATCGCCGTCCTGCTTTACGCGCACGTCAACTTCTCCAAAGCGCAGTCGCCC GGAACCCCTCGACTGGGCCGCAAGATGTCACCGAGCCCCACTCGCAGGGGCGCCTTCGATTAG
- the kank1a gene encoding KN motif and ankyrin repeat domain-containing protein 1a isoform X2, translating into MAQTVHVNGNGPARDQRCPSSDNDKDSVDPYFVETPYGFQLDLDFLKYVDDIERGNTIKKVSVQRKPKAAKPGPAAPRSSSGGAEWTSTDSLSSSNSDDKQSPVFVNAKVQLTPVLQRATSEPAPQQSFSSVAEPKLLLPPPSPRFTPRHNPHVEKTLMETRLRLEQERLFMEPAPPRRRLASFGGTGSNSSLSSYSGSVAASQISPSALQPLPFNGHAHNGEYNPYYPPSMGSSIRHSPLSSGMTTPVTNVSPLHLQQIREQMVVALRRLKELEGQVKTIPILQVKIAVLQEEKRQLAAQSKGPSAFRKRSYSVGSADQMDNPGPVQKETVLHIVEPEAPQQSAQQLQEFRRLAAEVQALEKNTLDNLGLESNRNQTRHKSVGVVTDENMNNLQIQLREAAGERGRRDVAVATERRAARDASVGVNETMLGLSSETETELELQQQTIETLKDKIYRLEVQLKEATHQMEMTKLKLELQAAAAGGSSKKKADKGSMIRPETYNVCVEAKVAVHSRGVGEQLVFEAQRSSVGVSCHPSVCSVAVGPDQSLELNEYREVGTNTAESLDCSAFCKPMTELLKESRSVASGDCSVDVRVGPVTTTVSRGTDPDLAGKVDFCVMVAPESTTRETNTETDVVSSSTNTKTPALADAFTNTAAAETRTVAAGEGLIRDVHSAAKIRSVAVGTESLLGQSCAAKTKESGVGSVSVHENFLLGLKTRNIACGPSQLAEASAETAQPQGGAGLDHYIERVQKLLQEQQMLLAENYSELAEAFGQPQSQFGAINSQLVTTLSSMKSASAEDLLELQAAAAADPRSDGAPKTHEEKSGSKTQIPNHQQMSAAEQKSRMDLQMSTALHGQPCSANALKSIMKKKDGRADSNGTKKNLQFVGVNGGYETTSSDESSSEDSSSSGSDDEQNEQEEKEGDDDMAEKTDEGSLDERETRERYELSEKMLAACNVLKVHLSEPNDVSSKDLRTSINTVQHEWFRASSQKAASASAVSDYLAAFGAISPEVLRHVVNMADGNGNTALHYSVSHSNFPVVKKLLDADVCNVNQQNKAGYTPIMLAALAAVETPADMRVVDELFGKGDVNARASQAGQTGLMLAVSHGRMDMVRALLAHGADVNVQDDEGSTALMCASEHGHVDIVKLLLAQPGTDATLSDSDESNALSIALDAGHKDIAVLLYAHVNFSKAQSPGTPRLGRKMSPSPTRRGAFD; encoded by the exons ATGGCTCAAACGGTGCACGTGAATGGCAACGGTCCAG CGCGAGACCAAAGATGTCCAAGCTCGGATAACGACAAGGACTCTGTGGACCCGTACTTTGTGGAAACGCCGTACGGCTTTCAGCTGGACTTGGATTTTCTCAAATATGTCGACGACATCGAGAGGGGCAACACCATCAAGAAAGTGAGCGTCCAGAGGAAGCCCAAAGCGGCCAAACCGGGGCCGGCGGCGCCGCGCTCCAGCAGCGGCGGGGCCGAATGGACGTCCACCGACTCGCTCTCGTCCTCTAACAGCGACGACAAGCAGTCGCCGGTCTTCGTCAACGCCAAGGTCCAGCTGACGCCCGTCCTCCAACGGGCCACCAGTGAACCCGCGCCCCAGCAGTCCTTCTCCAGCGTGGCAGAACCCAAGCTGCTCCTTCCGCCGCCCTCGCCCAGATTCACGCCGCGCCACAACCCCCACGTGGAGAAGACCCTCATGGAGACTCGGCTTCGTCTGGAGCAGGAGCGCCTGTTCATGGAGCCGGCGCCGCCGCGGCGCCGACTGGCCAGCTTCGGGGGAACGGGCTCCAACAGCTCGCTCTCGTCCTACTCGGGCTCCGTGGCCGCCAGCCAGATCTCCCCGAGCGCCCTGCAGCCTCTGCCCTTCAACGGTCACGCCCACAACGGAGAGTACAACCCTTACTACCCGCCGTCCATGGGCAGCTCCATCCGCCACAGTCCGCTGAGCTCCGGCATGACCACGCCGGTCACCAACGTCAGCCCGCTGCACCTCCAGCAGATCCGCGAGCAGATGGTGGTCGCCCTGCGGAGGCTGAAGGAGTTGGAGGGGCAGGTGAAGACCATCCCCATCTTGCAG GTGAAGATCGCCGTTCTTCAGGAGGAGAAGCGACAGCTGGCCGCCCAGTCCAAAGGTCCCAGCGCTTTTCGCAAGCGCTCCTACAGTGTGGGCAGCGCCGACCAAATGGACAACCCGGGTCCCGTCCAAAAAGAGACGGTGCTGCACATCGTTGAGCCCGAGGCCCCGCAGCAGAGCGCTCAACAGCTGCAGGAGTTCCGGCGATTGGCTGCCGAGGTCCAAGCTCTGGAGAAGAACACCCTCGACAACCTTGGACTCGAAAGCAATCGGAACCAAACCCGACACAAATCCGTCGGCGTCGTGACCGACGAAAACATGAACAACCTCCAAATCCAGCTGAGGGAAGCGGCCGGCGAACGCGGCCGCCGGGACGTGGCCGTCGCCACAGAGCGTCGGGCCGCCCGCGACGCTTCGGTGGGCGTCAACGAGACCATGCTGGGCCTGTCCAGCGAGACGGAGACGGAGCTGGAGCTCCAGCAGCAGACCATCGAGACGCTGAAAGACAAAATCTACCGCTTGGAGGTGCAGCTGAAGGAAGCCACGCACCAGATGGAGATGACCAAACTGAAGCTGGAGCTGCAGGCAGCGGCGGCCGGCGGCTCCAGCAAGAAGAAGGCGGATAAGGGATCCATGATCCGGCCCGAGACCTACAACGTCTGCGTGGAGGCCAAAGTGGCGGTGCACAGCCGGGGTGTCGGCGAGCAGCTCGTCTTTGAAGCTCAGCGCTCGTCCGTCGGAGTCTCGTGTCACCCGAGCGTTTGTAGCGTTGCCGTCGGACCGGATCAAAGTTTGGAGCTAAACGAGTACCGCGAGGTCGGAACCAACACGGCGGAGTCTCTGGACTGCTCGGCCTTCTGCAAACCAATGACGGAGTTGCTCAAGGAGTCTCGATCGGTCGCCAGCGGCGATTGCTCCGTGGACGTCCGCGTGGGCCCGGTCACGACGACGGTGTCCCGAGGAACCGACCCGGACCTCGCCGGCAAAGTGGACTTCTGCGTCATGGTGGCCCCGGAGTCCACCACGCGAGAGACCAACACCGAGACGGACGTGGTTAGCAGTTCCACCAACACTAAAACGCCGGCGCTGGCCGACGCCTTCACCAATACCGCCGCCGCTGAAACCCGAACCGTCGCCGCCGGCGAGGGGCTCATCAGAGACGTGCACTCGGCCGCAAAGATTCGCTCCGTCGCCGTCGGAACAGAGTCGCTCCTCGGCCAATCCTGCGCCGCCAAAACCAAAGAATCTGGCGTGGGATCGGTCAGCGTTCACGAGAACTTCCTGCTCGGTTTAAAAACTCGTAACATAGCGTGCGGACCCTCGCAGCTGGCTGAGGCGAGCGCCGAGACGGCGCAACCGCAAGGGGGCGCCGGCCTGGACCACTACATCGAGAGGGTGCAGAAGCTGCTGCAGGAGCAACAAATGCTGCTGGCGGAGAACTACAGCGAGCTGGCCGAGGCCTTCGGGCAGCCGCAGTCGCAGTTCGGCGCCATCAACAGCCAGCTGGTCACGACGCTCTCCTCCATGAAGAGCGCCAGCGCCGAGGACCTGCTGGAGCTgcaggccgccgccgccgccgacccCCGCTCAG ACGGTGCGCCGAAGACGCACGAAGAAAAATCCGGGAGCAAGACGCAGATTCCGAATCATCAGCAGATGAGCGCCGCCGAGCAGAAAAGCCGCATGGACCTGCAAATGTCAACAGCGCTACACG GTCAGCCTTGCAGTGCCAACGCGCTCAAGTCCATCATGAAGAAAAAAGACGGCCGAGCCGACTCCAACGGCACCAAGAAGAACCTGCAGTTTGTCGGCGTCAACGGAGG CTATGAGACGACTTCCAGCGACGAGTCCAGCTCGGAGGACAGCAGCTCGTCCGGATCTGACGACGAGCAAAATGAGCAAGAAGAGAAGGAAGGTGACGACGACATGGCGGAAAAGACGGATGAAGGAAGTTTGGATGAGCGGGAGACGAGAGAAAG GTACGAGCTCAGTGAGAAGATGTTGGCGGCGTGCAACGTCCTGAAAGTTCACCTCAGCGAGCCCAACGACGTGAGCAGTAAAGACCTG AGGACGAGCATCAACACGGTGCAGCACGAGTGGTTCCGCGCCTCCAGCCAGAAAGCGGCGTCGGCATCGGCGGTTTCAGACTACCTGGCGGCATTCGGCGCCATCTCGCCGGAGGTCCTGCGCCACGTGGTCAACATGGCCGACGGCAACGGCAACACGGCGCTGCACTACAGCGTGTCGCACTCCAACTTCCCCGTCGTCAAGAAGCTGCTGGACGCCG ACGTGTGCAACGTGAACCAGCAGAACAAGGCGGGCTACACGCCCATCATGTTGGCGGCGCTGGCCGCCGTGGAGACGCCCGCAGACATGCGCGTCGTGGACGAGCTCTTTGGAAAGGGCGACGTCAACGCACGCGCAAGTCAG GCGGGCCAGACGGGCCTGATGCTGGCGGTGAGTCACGGCCGCATGGACATGGTGCGAGCGCTGCTGGCCCACGGCGCCGACGTCAACGTGCAGGACGACGAGGGCTCCACGGCGCTCATGTGCGCCAGCGAGCACGGACACGTCGACATCGTCAAGCTCCTCCTGGCGCAGCCCGGCACCGACGCCACGCTCAGCGACAGC gATGAGAGCAATGCCCTGTCCATCGCTCTGGACGCCGGACACAAGGACATCGCCGTCCTGCTTTACGCGCACGTCAACTTCTCCAAAGCGCAGTCGCCC GGAACCCCTCGACTGGGCCGCAAGATGTCACCGAGCCCCACTCGCAGGGGCGCCTTCGATTAG
- the LOC144048986 gene encoding cilia- and flagella-associated protein 157-like, giving the protein MPKKKERKGIEDKSTKKNPTRVSPAGDKENDLYLLQIRLLNEELDRQQVKCEHLEKEKTSLARRCLYAETEKKDAVEYLKMELLDKEDEAERLAERLDHSQQEARAERDVLRGLQAEELREIRDRVRRLEEDNAGLVARLAALETFEKQKEQLMSNMAAAEEKLADLEEEHTAAMHAAEMKSLLEKNRLEKELEAAAKAAVDAAAAEVERLVEQKLPEASRRAALENQEGRARYARLSEKAHQLARENHALRQHRGRMAADVAVLEETIDKMARRSCQRKKEAEQLQDDLAQRSRDLEQLRTQRDQCHAELKALRKSHATSCARLEAELQEERRRIDQMRDAIAALGPTLTPHMQKLLLLLEGPRDLPFSDPAPPAVEDPAKHRTGSGHAYRTTPKAKPVPSLSGTGSLFISLDHIC; this is encoded by the exons ATGCCTAAAAAGAAGGAGAGGAAAGGAATTGAAGACAAAAGCACAAAGAAAAACCCGACTCGGGTCTCTCCTGCTGGGGACAAAGAGAATGATTTGTATCTCCTTCAAATCCGCTTGTTGAACGAGGAGCTTGACAG ACAGCAGGTGAAATGCGAGCAtctggagaaggagaagacgTCGCTGGCGCGTCGTTGCCTGTACGCGGAGACGGAGAAGAAGGACGCGGTGGAGTACCTGAAGATGGAGTTGCTGGATAAGGAGGACGAGGCGGAGCGGCTGGCGGAGCGGCTGGACCACAGTCAGCAGGAAGCCCGGGCCGAGCGGGACGTCCTGAGGGGACTGCAGGCCGAAGAGCTTCGGGAGATTCGGGATCGCGTCCGCCGGCTGGAGGAGGACAACGCCGGCCTGG TGGCCCGGCTGGCGGCGTTGGAGACCTTCGAGAAGCAGAAGGAGCAGCTGATGTCAAACATGGCGGCTGCAGAGGAGAAGCTGGCCGACCTGGAGGAGGAGCACACCGCCGCCATGCACGCCGCAGAGAtgaaatcactgctggaaaaaaacag GCTGGAGAAGGAACTGGAGGCGGCGGCGAAGGCGGCGGTggatgcggcggcggcggaggtggAGCGTCTGGTGGAGCAAAAGCTGCCCGAGGCCAGCAGGCGGGCGGCGCTTGAGAACCAGGAGGGGCGGGCGCGATACGCCCGTCTGTCCGAGAAGGCCCACCAGCTGGCCCGCGAGAACCACGCCCTGCGACAGCATCGGGGCCGCATGGCGGCCGACGTGGCCGTCCTGGAGGAAACCATCGACAAAATGGCGCGCCGGAGCTGCCAACGCAAGAAG GAAGCAGAGCAGCTGCAGGATGACCTGGCGCAGCGCAGTCGTGACCTGGAACAACTTCGGACCCAACGCGACCAATGCCACGCTGAGCTGAAGGCACTCAG AAAAAGCCACGCCACCTCGTGTGCTCGACTGGAGGCGGAGTTACAGGAGGAGAGAAGGCGGATTGACCAGATGAGGGACGCCATCGCCGCCCTCGGACCGACGCTCACA ccacatatGCAGAAGCTGCTGTTGCTCCTGGAAGGCCCCCGCGACCTGCCCTTCAGTGACCCCGCGCCACCGGCTGTAGAGGACCCGGCCAAACACAG GACAGGAAGTGGACACGCCTATCGGACAACTCCTAAAGCCAAACCTGTTCCCTCACTCAG TGGGACTGGATCTCTCTTCATCTCACTGGaccacatttgttaa